The genome window ATGTAGCCTAAGCTTTCAAGAGTTTGAATAGCTATCACAGTTTGCTCAAAGTTTTTATTAAATAAAATAAAAGCATCTAAACCTTTAAATTTTTCATATTTTCTAAATTTACTTAATAATTTTCTAGAATCTTTATCTAACAAAGTATCATCATCCTTCCTATGAAAATTTTACCATAGGGGATGAGGGAAAGGAAGGGGAGAGAAAAAAGATATGAGACTAAGGATAGTTTGCAAAGCTAAATACTTAAGCATTTTATTAAGGAAACTGATTAATGAATTAGGGGAAGATTTTAAAGTTATTGATCTTAACTCTATTATATCTGGCAAAGGGGTGAAAGTGAATGTCGTATAGAGACATAATGATATATAAAATCGCAAGAGAAAAGTCAGGGTTAACTCAAGAAGAAGTCATAGAAAGACTGGCGGAATTAAATATTAAATTAAGTACAAGACAACTTAGCAGATATGAGAACGAAGAATTAATTCCTACGAGTTACTTAGTATCTAGGTTGATGAAGATATACAATGCTGAATGGCTTGGGTATATGCACTTACAGTTAAAAGATGATGTAGGCAGAATATTACTTCCTCCTGTAAGCTTTGAAGATTTAGGAATAACAGTTTTAAAATTTCAAAAGGAGTATGGAGACATAAAAGAAATAGAACAGCTAATGATCAAAATGGCTTGTGACAACAAAATAGATGATACCGAACGTCAAGAATGGGATCAGAAGGTTAAGAAAGAAGTTAGAGAATTAGTAAGCGCATCATTGGCAGTTGTGTACAGAGAAGAAGAAAATTCTTTAGAAGTAGTTTAATCGTGTCATAGGACATTCTAACAGCGACATAAGGTTTATTAAGAAAGGGGAGATATTGTAATGGAAAAGCACAAACCACTCAAAACGAAAATCCCACTGGAAGGGAATATAGTTAAGGATTACATGTTGGGCAATACAAGGATTGTAATATGTGACAGTGCATATATAAACAGAACTCAAGAAGATATAGAACAAACTCTTAGGAACATAGCAAATATAGGAAGAAGAGCGTTTTTAAAA of Gottschalkia purinilytica contains these proteins:
- a CDS encoding helix-turn-helix domain-containing protein; amino-acid sequence: MSYRDIMIYKIAREKSGLTQEEVIERLAELNIKLSTRQLSRYENEELIPTSYLVSRLMKIYNAEWLGYMHLQLKDDVGRILLPPVSFEDLGITVLKFQKEYGDIKEIEQLMIKMACDNKIDDTERQEWDQKVKKEVRELVSASLAVVYREEENSLEVV